From a region of the Vanessa atalanta chromosome 13, ilVanAtal1.2, whole genome shotgun sequence genome:
- the LOC125068307 gene encoding alpha N-terminal protein methyltransferase 1-like — protein MQSNLYNDDSKFYKKAAKYWATVPATIDGVLGGYGYISGIDIDGSKVFLNHILSLVNPPNTKLALDCGAGIGRVSRNLLMPYFLKVDLVEQDEKFINTAKELIGEYNTKLGTLYQIGLHHFKPQKQYDVIWCQWVLGHLSDYDLINFLERCSNNLARHGVIVVKENISPSDEVEYDEDDSSVTRPYRSMLNIFDEANLSLIKSDLQTGFPDGLYPVHMFALTPLK, from the coding sequence ATGCAATCTAATTTATACAATGAcgatagtaaattttataagaaagcCGCGAAATACTGGGCTACTGTACCGGCGACAATAGACGGAGTACTCGGAGGCTACGGCTATATTTCGGGCATTGACATCGACGGatctaaagtatttttaaaccaCATACTATCTCTAGTTAATCCACCGAACACAAAACTGGCCTTGGATTGCGGAGCCGGTATCGGAAGAGTGAGCAGAAATCTTTTAATGCCTTATTTCCTGAAGGTCGATTTAGTGGAACAAGACGAAAAGTTCATTAACACCGCGAAAGAATTGATCGGTGAATACAACACTAAATTAGGTACACTCTACCAAATCGGTCTCCATCATTTCAAGCCACAAAAACAATATGACGTGATCTGGTGCCAGTGGGTCTTAGGGCATTTGAGCGATTAcgatttaataaactttttggAGCGGTGTAGCAACAATCTAGCAAGACACGGCGTCATTGTTGTAAAAGAGAACATATCTCCATCAGACGAAGTCGAATATGACGAAGACGATTCGTCAGTGACACGCCCTTACAGATCAATGTTAAACATATTCGATGAAGCGAatctttctttaataaaaagtgATTTACAAACTGGTTTCCCGGACGGTTTGTATCCCGTTCATATGTTTGCACTTACACCATTAAAGTAg